The following DNA comes from Papaver somniferum cultivar HN1 chromosome 4, ASM357369v1, whole genome shotgun sequence.
AGTGTGTGTATGGTGGTGGATGGGGGATGGATGATTTTAGGACGgagttttggtggtggtggtttgttGCTGGTGTTGTAGAAATCCATTAaaacaacacaaaattggttaaaaagaccaaaatcaacaattcttgggtgaaaacgatactttagattttgatactgtttaaatggacaaaaatgtaaaaatagccaggatgtaaacagtttcatcctacccattttcaaatactttttcttatttttaatttatatcaggatgcatccagtttcatccttgttatttttaggTAAaaatcaggatgaatccagtttcatccttgataTTTTTTTGGTGTCTAGTTCACCCatattattttttactcgtccatttgaaccatattttaaaaatatttggacaaatgacccattttccgttaaaaCAACCAACTTTCAATATTGGCCGGTGTTGCAATTCTTTCTGAAGATTAGCTAGTTGCGATTTTGAAGACTTAGATCAATATTTTGTCACTTATGTTTGGTAGCGGTGGTGGTGGAGCATCAGTAATTTTATGAATACCTTGATGCGATATAAATCTTATAGTAAGGGCTAATAGATTAAGCAATTTGGTGGCAAAATGATCGGAGGTTTTGGGGATCAATGGTAGTTGGAGCCTTGGAGAGTGAAATTGGTCGTGGTGCAGGTGATCACTTGTCGCCGGCGTTGCTTATGAAAACAGAAATCGGAAAAAGAATATGTAATGGCTAAGCATTGGATACTTCTCCACCACACACGTGTCTGACAAAAAGTGTAATGGCTAAGTTAGTAAATAAGTTGAAATTTTATAATGAGTTGGTCATTTTGGCACTTAACCAAATTTTCTAACAGTCAACTCAAGTCGTAGGGCCCAAACTCTAATATGAAACTTTCTGGGACTCGGATGCTACTCTGATCATAAAGTTaagacccaaaatcaaaatatccctgTTTTTTACATGCTCAACAAGTGTACAAGTTTCTAATTCCTCTAGACGATTTAAAACATAGCCAAGTGTACGAGTTTTAGTTGGGGAATTTATGTTCAATTTCACAATTAAAACTCTTGTTTATACTTTCATCAAGATGTATAACAGGCATAGTAAGTTGTATATTGTGTATATGCAGAACGAGTGTGAGTCTCAAATTGTATAGTCATAAGAAATAACAGTCGCACTATATTTGTGTTACATTGCTTCTTCAATTCTTTGAAACTTTGTACTTTTGACTGTAtctgttggggtatatatttaaaaacatagttttgtaataatatgccaaagttagagagatagtatggtgacattgtttgagctcccacactataggcatgggttcaattcccaccccacacaatttcactagggtatatactatttatactatatattatattacattagtccgggagcggagccttgggggtcttgggaggtctgctgatccagaaacaatttttttgctgtttttaacttaaattttcaaaacgtattaagataattatatcatgattaattacagttaatgttgaaattttaatacggccgttttttttgctgttacaaagaaatttaattggcatttaatcgaaaattaattttccattaattccattgattctttttgattataaaaaaaaaaaaaaactggtttctggaaaaaaagatatagaacgttatttttatttcgtcaagtttttctgagcaagtgttgttgaaagagttattattgattcgatttctcagtgcagagaaatcgaaagagataagctgttttatcccatagggtttcgacaaaaaactgactgctagcacaatcaagaggcagagtcgcgaaacaccttaaagatagcgacctagtacgcgactcagcggtttctttgtgtaatttgattatagtgctttgtttccaacagtaTCCAGGTTTCCGATTCAGCAGCACTACATTATTTTTCACAACTTCTCCAAATTATTTACTTCTGGTTCAGAATAATGGCCATATATTATATGCTCCTAAGTATGTTCATCAAGAGGAAAGTGTCATTCCAAGTTCACTTTATTCACATTGTCATGTGTGACTCCTAGAAATAAACCCACGTTAcaccaattgatttttttttttatagaatagACCAATCTATGGGCTATTATTCGTCATAATAGATTTATCCATATACATGGACAAGTATTAAAAGCCCCATATAATaagcggaaaatgggtcatttgtccaaatatttttaaaacatggttcaaatggacgagtaaaaatgaatatgggtgaaatggacaaaaaagatagcaatgaaactggatacatcatgtttaaattaaaaataagaaaaagtatttgaaaattgggaggatgaaactggttaaatTTTtggtcatttaaacagtatcttttttaatttttgtccatttaaacagtgtcaaaatgtacaagtctttttcacccaggaattgttgattttggtctttttaaccaattttgtgtataatAAGTTTCTAGCCGTTTCATGGTTTTTAATTAGAGACAAATTAAGCTAAATTTTAATGGAAAATCTCACCAAAGTTCTTCAAAAACTGTATTTAATTTTGATGAACCAAACCTATTAAATGGTTATGAACGTTTGAAAATGCAATTATTTGGCAGATATTTTTCGTGTCAATACCTTAGTTGATGGGATTCTGAAAGTTAGCAAATTAGAAGCATCATTAAACTCACTGGTACATTTTCCAAATTATATTtgtttctggattgactttttcTTTACATTGCTGACATATTGCGAACTTGCACTAGTAACTGGAAACTGCAAGTAAAAAGTAAGAAGAAAATACTGGGAAATACTCATAGTTGGGGTCGCCGAAGAACCAAGCAACTGACTGAGAATATCTTCCAAGAAAAAAATTAAGGGTTAGTTGAGTCTGAGTAGATGCAGAGACTCTCTGCATGATGCATTTGTGTTGCAAGTCATTATTTGCGTCGTCTTTGCATCATCTATCACGAAGAACAACAGTGAGGAGTAGAAGACTAAAAGAGTTATTATGGGATAAATTTACTGCAACCATAATTTTACAGATgctttattgattattcaaatgtGCTTTACAAACGAAATTACTGCAATGAGTCGGTGAAATCAGAAACAATCTTGAGTATACTCAGTTGTACCCTGCAATAAAATTAATCTCTCCTGGCTCGGCCGATCAGtcaaaaaatcacaaaaaaataataattaaaaaccgctagaaacagggattgaacctgtgaccttgtggTTAACAGCCACACGCTCTAACCAGCTGAGCTATTCCAGCTATTTGTCCATCTTCGGAATCTTAAATTAATATCCTGGTTTCTAGCCACACCATAATCAGTGCACTATCTCCGACCATGAGCAaaatcatggttttttttttttttttgctctctgGTAGCTAGCAGCGACGGGACAATTATCCCCGCCCAGTGGTTAAGATGTAGATGAaaataaacttgaatcatcgcACTGACGAAAATGAAATGGTTACAAACTTACAAGTTACAACAAGGAAGAGTAAGGAATGATGTAGAGAGCATTTGCAGTCAAGTACTAGCTGCTAATTTTTATGCTGGATGCATATTAAGCATGACAGACAAGTTGTAGATAATAGCAAAAACTGGCCAGGCATCCCTATTTTTACGAAACACTTGGTATTCCAGTTTTCGGAAAGAAAATGCAAGACTGtttagtttttaaaaaaaaagaaccgTATTCATCGCAATTCTAGTAAAGAAAAGAACCAAAAGGTTTACCTATCAACAAAATTCAGCAGTGCTTTTAGGAGCTACATGGTTCAGTAGTTGGTGTTCATATTCTGGATACCTTTCCTCCGGAAACTAGTGTCAGTTCAAAATGACAAGGATGAGAAAAGAACAAAATCCATAAAGCAAGACCCTGAAATAGGTGGTCCAGCGCCCAAAACTCCCAATTCCTCCACCGTCGAAACCGGATCCATTTTCAGGGATAATGTGCAAGTTCAACTGTTGCAGTCAATAAAAGCATGAAACATTAGCACAAGAAAGTGCCAGTAACTGATGTGGAAGAGAAATTTAAAGCAATATAGGAAAAGATGGTAATGTGTGCAAAAGGTGCAGTAGCATACTAAAGAGGCAGCAGGGGCCTAACTAATGTGTATACCTGTGATGTCTACATTTACGCACAGCTCTTCTTTGGACTATAGTCTCTGATAAAAACTGAAAAGCGGTTTGAAGCATTTTTAACAGCAAAGCTTCATCAAATATTCATTGACACAGAATTAAACTTGTAAAGCATAACCACATTAGTCATGAAGTCAAATGTTCAACGGTTAGTGTTCATCAGGCTTTTTCAATCAACCAATTTCTTTGTATAACACCTTTCAAAAAAATATCTTTGTATAACAATAGAAGAACAAACCACGATGGGATCTTTTCTACAAAGAGATTTAGTTCAGTACGAAAGAAAGACCAAGAGTTATAAAATCACATTTGGTCCTCCTTGGAATCTTCATGTCAGCATCACCGACTTGGAGGACTCTGAGACAAACAACTTCACATACACATTCATATATTTAGCCTACAACATACTATGCCTCTCGAAAGCTAAATAATAAGCGATAAAGCTGACTTCCTAAATACCAACAATAATGGTTAGGAATGACACATAAAGTTCAAACAATGTCTGCCCAAGACGTGCTATACTCGAGGAAAAGAAGTTTCATATAAAAGGCCAACTGAAATTCTATCAATAAACACCTAGAAGAAGGCCTACAAAGATGTAAAAACAAATAGGGCCTCAAAACCGAATACATTATAGAAGGTGACAAAcgaaaaacaaaaatctaaagtcCCTTTTCCTGGTCAccttttctttttctaattttcaCAACTTTCATTTTTCACATAAGACGGGATATATTACAGGTGAGAAATCTTACCTTTTCCAGTTTTCTTCAAGCTCCATTGAATCCTCTTGTTCTTCCTTTACTTTAACTGCATCTGAATTAGTTTGACAAACCGCAAGTTTCCAATATCTATCGCTCTTTTGGTCATATAAGATTAACTTGTCATCGCCCTGCAATAAAATCTTATTGTTCCCAAAACTCCATTTGAGCCTCAAATTGAATGTTTTGGTAATAGTCTCTTGAACTTCAGTAATCGTGAAGCTTTTAGTCCATGATTCCCTCACTCCATACTCTTGCATTACCCACACATCAACTCGAACACCAAAAACATGAAAAACTAAACAAAGACACCCTCCCAGCTCCGCCACATGTTTCTCATACTTAGCATCTTCCAAAGGTTCTTCCGGGTAAGTCAAACGTTCTTTAGGCAATGGTACCTCCACAAACCTCTCATTCGCAATATCAAAAGAGACTAGAACTTTCAGTTGTTCCACGCAGGAAATAACAAACCAGTGAAGTGCACCATTAACAAGCACTCCAGGTTGATGTTTTTCAAATTTGCAAGATACATTTCCAATCTTTCTCCACAAATCCGTTCCCAATGTATAGACCTCAACCTCAAAACTCTCCTTAACAGGTCTGTCAAATTCCTCAAACCTCTCAACTCTAACCAACTTGTAATCATCAATCTAATATTCATAACCAAACCAAAGCAAACTTCTTATCAATGCCCTCCTATCACTTACTTTTCGTGGAAACGAGTATTTTCTTAAACTCCTTAGTCGCTGGATTCAACAGAACAATCTATTCCTCCATGTAATAATCACCATTAGCAATCTGTTTTTCTATGTCATAATCACCATTAAATACAAAAGTTGCGATGAAACATAATAAGCCATAAGAATGAACCGCAGAATGAATCAATTTCAGAATGATTTTGACCGGATGGAGTTTCAAATTGGTAATCTTTATGCTCAATAATAAACCCATCTGAATTTGATGGGAAATTTATTAACGGGTTTAATGAAATGAATTGGGATTTCCTCCTAACATAGTCGGGGGAAATAAACATGACATTGTTGCTTTGGATACTATGATTAATGTGTTTATTGATGAAATTAGagcttcggattaaggaatggaAAGACTTACTGACAGACTTGAATCTCAGGAGATATCTGACTGGTAACCTCAATAAAATCTCTTGGGAGATGTCTTCTGGAAGATTTGAAATTGATATCGACATTGTTtgcctctttc
Coding sequences within:
- the LOC113273325 gene encoding F-box/kelch-repeat protein At3g06240-like; protein product: MSISISNLPEDISQEILLRLPVRYLLRFKSIDDYKLVRVERFEEFDRPVKESFEVEVYTLGTDLWRKIGNVSCKFEKHQPGVLVNGALHWFVISCVEQLKVLVSFDIANERFVEVPLPKERLTYPEEPLEDAKYEKHVAELGGCLCLVFHVFGVRVDVWVMQEYGVRESWTKSFTITEVQETITKTFNLRLKWSFGNNKILLQGDDKLILYDQKSDRYWKLAVCQTNSDAVKVKEEQEDSMELEENWKSFYQRL